One Vigna unguiculata cultivar IT97K-499-35 chromosome 11, ASM411807v1, whole genome shotgun sequence DNA window includes the following coding sequences:
- the LOC114169956 gene encoding NEDD8-activating enzyme E1 regulatory subunit AXR1-like, which produces MAEPKVKYDRQLRIWGDQGQADLEKSSICLLNCGPTGSETLKNLVLGGIGSITVVDGSKVEEGDLGNNFLVDESSLGKSKAKCVCSFLQELNDAVKAKFVEESPETLIETNPSFFSQFTLVVATQLVEYSMIKLDRICREANVILIFARSYGLTGFVRISVKEHDVIESKPEHFLDDLRLNNPWPELKRFADDIDLNVQDPVVHKHVPYVVILVKKADEWTKSHGGRLPSTREEKKEFKELLKAGMVAQDEDNYKEAIDSSFKVFAPRGISTELQQILNDSSVEVDSNSSDFWVLVAALKDFIANEGGGEVPLEGSIPDMTSSTEQYVNLQNIYHAKAEADFLVIEHLVRGILKKIGRDSNSIPRSTIKSFCKNARKLKVCRYRLIEDEFNAPNLPDLQKYLTDEDSSIAMGIYILLRAADRFAANYNSFPGQFDSAMDEDIPRLKSTAISLLNDLGCNGATLAEDLINEMCRFGAAELHAVAALVGGIASQEVIKLITKQFVPMSGTYIFNGIDHKSQLLSL; this is translated from the exons ATGGCAGAACCTAAGGTTAAGTACGATCGCCAACTCAG AATATGGGGTGATCAAGGACAAGCAGACCTTGAGAAATCTAGTATTTGCTTACTTAACTGTGGTCCAACAGGTTCTGAAACGCTCAAGAATCTTGTTCTTGGTGGGATTGGAAGCATCACTGTAGTTGATGGATCTAAAGTTGAAGAGGGTGACCTTGGAAACAATTTTTTGG TGGACGAGTCAAGTCTTGGAAAGTCAAAGGCAAAATGTGTTTGCTCATTTCTTCAAGAGCTGAATGACGCAGTTAAAGCTAAGTTTGTAGAAGAGTCTCCTGAAACATTGATTGAGACAAATCCATCATTCTTTTCTCAATTTACTTTGGTTGTTGCCACTCAG CTCGTGGAATATTCAATGATTAAGCTTGACCGAATCTGCAGGGAGGCAAATGTGATTTTGATCTTTGCTCGCTCCTATGGCCTTACAGGGTTTGTTCGAATTAGTGTGAAG GAACATGATGTGATTGAGTCAAAGCCTGAACATTTCTTGGATGATCTACGTTTAAATAACCCTTGGCCTGAACTCAAGAG ATTTGCAGATGACATTGATTTGAATGTTCAAGATCCTGTGGTCCATAAACACGTACCATATGTTGTCATTCTTGTCAAGAAGGCTGATGAGTGGACAAAAAGCCATGGTGGTAGGCTTCCATCGactagagaagaaaagaaggagtTCAAG GAGCTTCTTAAGGCTGGGATGGTTGCACAAGATGAAGATAATTATAAAGAGGCTATTGATTCATCATTCAAAGTATTTGCTCCCCGAGGAATTA GTACGGAGTTGCAACAGATACTAAATGATAGTTCTGTTGAAGTGGATTCTAATTCGTCAGATTTTTGGGTATTGGTGGCAGCTCTGAAG GATTTCATTGCAAATGAAGGTGGCGGGGAGGTACCCCTTGAAGGATCTATACCAGATATGACTTCTTCCACTGA GCAATATGTGAATTTGCAGAATATCTATCACGCTAAAGCTGAGGCTGATTTTCTTGTAATAGAACATCTAGTGAGAGGTATATTGAAGAAGATTGGTAGAGATTCAAATAGCATTCCAAGGTCAACGATTAAAAGCTTCTGTAAAAATGCAAGAAAACTCAAA gttTGCAGGTACCGTCTAATAGAAGATGAGTTTAATGCTCCAAACTTACCTGATTTACAGAAGTACTTAACTGATGAGGATTCCAG CATTGCCATGGGAATTTATATTTTGCTTCGTGCGGCTGACCGGTTTGCTGCCAATTACAATAGTTTTCCCGGACAATTTGACAG TGCCATGGATGAGGATATACCTCGATTAAAGAGCACAGCAATCAGCTTACTTAATGATTTGGGATGCAATGGTGCCACTTTGGCTGAGGACCTTATCAACGAGATGTGTCGCTTTGGTGCTGCAGAGCTTCATGCTGTTGCTGCTTTGGTTGGAGGAATTGCATCGCAAGAAGTGATCAAG CTCATAACAAAGCAATTCGTACCAATGTCCGGAACCTACATATTCAACGGCATTGACCACAAATCACAGCTGTTGTCACTATAA
- the LOC114169719 gene encoding protein RRP6-like 3 isoform X1 produces the protein MSNRMRVTFTVATVAVAAAIISIFLAARRRRKHDSSSSSCYLHSEQKPQSAFKRVLSDNSYTPFKHLSNDEDASHSHPFEAEITALLKTPPSEIEFGTEIVDLEMKDSYVWVHTETQLKELVDVLSEERFFAVDTEQHSLRSFQGFTALVQISTLEKDYLVDTIALHDFMGILRHVFANPSICKVFHGADNDIVWLQRDFHIYVVNLFDTSKACELLSKPQKSLAYLLETYCGVTTNKLLQREDWRQRPLSAEMVHYARTDAHFLLYIANCLINELKQLDNENSSSDKFHFVLEACRRSNTICLQLFTKEIEAYPGEYSALSLFSRQVSSHGSTSISNETQNIVRQLCAWRDLMARIHDESLKYVLSDQAIVALASQPSASHSEIHKIIAQADINMEMGVNSFIISPSPVVCSHLTDIYHMLANKLVNDDDDIYSVILQKCIGQNGNCPLSIFNYALLINNNLRPNLAHKQLGPKNSKQYSRKASRDLFVQKFSCKSPVYHNCRIFANDGRLLCYCDEKKLKWYLSRDLAKLVDEDPPAIMLLFEPKGRPEDEDNDFYIQSKKNICVGCGEGNHYLRYRIIPSCYRIHFPEHLKSHRSHDIVLLCVDCHEVAHAAAEKYKRKIAVEFGIPLYLRRVVHPGQKTEKQIEESGVSPLQLRTAAMALLRHGPRMPLNRREELTEIIKRYYGGRDISDEDLERALQVGMTPHERRRFEKKRGFSFKYSTGSTATVPEQNFDAELKADVDDLKADTHEGSYANEVDTELLIRKDDFRNSTSASDVTVNGPDSATLNENAITVATADCNEGGDSAAVDVDNSCLNRTQTNGLDDLSCSPNDEKSMHTEHNSKLSLLGHGPHGKQVVEHLLREYGEDGIREFCQRWRQVFVDAVKPRFLPGGWDVKHSGRRDFGEFSVYKPDKREASATAD, from the exons ATGAGCAACAGGATGCGCGTGACATTTACCGTGGCCACGGTAGCCGTCGCAGCTGCCATCATATCCATTTTCTTGGCCGCGCGAAGGCGCAGGAAGCACGACTCCTCTTCTAGTTCGTGCTATTTGCATTCCGAACAGAAACCACAGAGTGCATTCAAACGCGTATTATCGGACAATTCTTACACTCCGTTCAAGCATCTCAGCAACGACG AGGATGCTTCCCATTCGCATCCGTTTGAGGCGGAGATTACAGCATTGTTGAAAACTCCTCCGTCTGAAATTGAATTTGGAACTGAGATCGTAGACTTGGAAATGAAAGATTCATATGTTTGGGTTCACACCGAGACGCAGTTAAAGGAATTAGTTGATGTGTTGAGCGAGGAGAGGTTTTTTGCTGTGGATACAGAGCAACATAGCTTACGATCTTTTCAAGGCTTTACAGCATTAGTTCAG ATTTCTACACTGGAGAAAGATTATTTGGTTGACACAATTGCCCTGCATGATTTTATGGGCATTCTTCGCCATGTTTTCGCCAATCCTTCAATATGTAAA GTGTTCCATGGGGCTGACAATGATATAGTCTGGCTACAGAGGGACTTCCACATATACGTTGTTAACCTCTTTGATACTTCAAAG GCATGCGAGCTGCTGTCAAAACCACAGAAATCACTTGCTTATTTGCTTGAAACTTACTGTGGTGTgacaacaaataaattattacag CGTGAAGATTGGAGACAGCGCCCTCTCTCGGCAGAAATGGTACATTATGCCCGAACGGATGCACACTTTCTGTTGTATATTGCGAATTGTCTGATCAATGAACTCAAACAACTGGACAACG AAAACTCTTCCAGTGACAAATTCCATTTTGTTCTTGAGGCTTGTCGGCGTTCAAACACGATATGTTTACAACTTTTCACAAAGGAGATTGAAGCATATCCTGGGGAATATTCTGCATTATCATTATTTTCGCGTCAAGTGAGCAGTCATGGTTCTACGTCTATATCAAATGAAACCCAG AATATTGTGAGGCAACTATGCGCATGGAGAGATCTGATG GCTCGTATTCATGATGAGAGCTTAAAATATGTACTCTCAGACCAGGCAATTGTTGCTTTGGCAAGTCAGCCTTCAGCTAGTCACTCTGAAATACACAAGATCATAGCCCAGGCTGACATCAATATGGAAATGGGTGTGAACTCTTTCATCATTTCCCCATCTCCTGTTGTTTGCAGTCACCTCACTGATATCTATCATATGCTTGCAAACAAGTTGgttaatgatgatgatgatatttaTTCAGTGATTCTTCAGAAGTGTATAGGTCAAAATGGGAATTGTCCGCTTTCTATATTCAATTATGCTTTGTTGATAAACAATAATCTAAGACCTAATTTAGCCCATAAACAACTGGGCCCAAAAAATTCTAAACAATATTCTCGGAAGGCTTCTCGAGATTTGTTTGTTCAAAAGTTCTCTTGTAAATCTCCTGTTTATCACAATTGCCGGATATTTGCTAATGATGGGAGGCTACTTTGTTATTGTGACGAGAAGAAGCTTAAATG GTATCTTAGTCGGGATCTTGCAAAACTTGTTGATGAGGATCCCCCAGCTATAATGCTTCTTTTTGAACCCAAAGGCCGCCCAGAGGACGAAGACAATGACTTCTATATCCAGagcaagaaaaatatatgtGTTGGATGTGGTGAAGGAAATCACTATTTACGGTATCGAATAATCCCATCATGTTACAGAATACATTTCCCTGAGCATTTGAAAAGCCATCGTTCTCATGATATTGTCCTACTTTGTGTGGATTGCCATGAGGTCGCACATGCTGCCGCAGAAAAGTACAAGAGAAAAATAGCTGTTGAATTTGGGATTCCTCTCTACCTTCGGAGGGTAGTTCATCCAGGTCAAAAGactgaaaaacaaattgaagagaGTGGTGTATCTCCATTACAGTTACGAACAGCTGCTATGGCTCTTTTACGCCATGGACCAAGAATGCCTCTCAATCGTCGAGAAGAACTGACGGAG ATTATAAAGAGATATTATGGAGGAAGGGACATATCTGACGAAGATCTAGAAAGAGCTTTGCAAGTTGGCATGACGCCTCATGAGAGAAGACGATTTGAGAAGAAGAGAgggttttcttttaaatattctaCAGGGAGTACTGCCACAGTACCAGAACAGAATTTTGATGCCGAATTAAAAGCTGATGTGGATGACTTAAAAGCCGATACCCATGAAGGCTCATATGCAAATGAAGTAGATACGGAGcttttaataagaaaagatgATTTTAGAAACTCCACTTCAGCTTCTGATGTTACAGTTAACGGACCTGACTCTGCAACTTTGAATGAAAATGCGATTACAGTTGCAACTGCAGATTGCAATGAAGGCGGTGACTCTGCTGCTGTAGATGTTGATAACAGCTGTCTGAACAGAACACAAACAAATGGACTTGATGACTTGTCTTGTTCCCCCAATGATGAAAAATCTATGCATACCGAACATAATTCAAAACTCTCTCTCTTGGGACATGGACCTCATGGGAAACAAGTTGTAGAACATTTACTGAGGGAGTATGGCGAAGATGGCATTCGAGAGTTTTGTCAGAGATGGAGACAAGTATTTGTGGACGCTGTAAAACCACGTTTTCTTCCTGGTGGTTGGGATGTAAAACACAG TGGAAGAAGGGACTTCGGGGAGTTCAGTGTGTACAAACCTGACAAGAGAGAAGCTTCAGCAACTGCAGATTAA
- the LOC114169719 gene encoding protein RRP6-like 3 isoform X2: MSNRMRVTFTVATVAVAAAIISIFLAARRRRKHDSSSSSCYLHSEQKPQSAFKRVLSDNSYTPFKHLSNDEDASHSHPFEAEITALLKTPPSEIEFGTEIVDLEMKDSYVWVHTETQLKELVDVLSEERFFAVDTEQHSLRSFQGFTALVQISTLEKDYLVDTIALHDFMGILRHVFANPSICKVFHGADNDIVWLQRDFHIYVVNLFDTSKACELLSKPQKSLAYLLETYCGVTTNKLLQREDWRQRPLSAEMVHYARTDAHFLLYIANCLINELKQLDNENSSSDKFHFVLEACRRSNTICLQLFTKEIEAYPGEYSALSLFSRQVSSHGSTSISNETQNIVRQLCAWRDLMARIHDESLKYVLSDQAIVALASQPSASHSEIHKIIAQADINMEMGVNSFIISPSPVVCSHLTDIYHMLANKLVNDDDDIYSVILQKCIGQNGNCPLSIFNYALLINNNLRPNLAHKQLGPKNSKQYSRKASRDLFVQKFSCKSPVYHNCRIFANDGRLLCYCDEKKLKWYLSRDLAKLVDEDPPAIMLLFEPKGRPEDEDNDFYIQSKKNICVGCGEGNHYLRYRIIPSCYRIHFPEHLKSHRSHDIVLLCVDCHEVAHAAAEKYKRKIAVEFGIPLYLRRVVHPGQKTEKQIEESGVSPLQLRTAAMALLRHGPRMPLNRREELTEIIKRYYGGRDISDEDLERALQVGMTPHERRRFEKKRGFSFKYSTGSTATVPEQNFDAELKADVDDLKADTHEGSYANEVDTELLIRKDDFRNSTSASDVTVNGPDSATLNENAITVATADCNEGGDSAAVDVDNSCLNRTQTNGLDDLSCSPNDEKSMHTEHNSKLSLLGHGPHGKQVVEHLLREYGEDGIREFCQRWRQVFVDAVKPRFLPGGWDVKHRL; encoded by the exons ATGAGCAACAGGATGCGCGTGACATTTACCGTGGCCACGGTAGCCGTCGCAGCTGCCATCATATCCATTTTCTTGGCCGCGCGAAGGCGCAGGAAGCACGACTCCTCTTCTAGTTCGTGCTATTTGCATTCCGAACAGAAACCACAGAGTGCATTCAAACGCGTATTATCGGACAATTCTTACACTCCGTTCAAGCATCTCAGCAACGACG AGGATGCTTCCCATTCGCATCCGTTTGAGGCGGAGATTACAGCATTGTTGAAAACTCCTCCGTCTGAAATTGAATTTGGAACTGAGATCGTAGACTTGGAAATGAAAGATTCATATGTTTGGGTTCACACCGAGACGCAGTTAAAGGAATTAGTTGATGTGTTGAGCGAGGAGAGGTTTTTTGCTGTGGATACAGAGCAACATAGCTTACGATCTTTTCAAGGCTTTACAGCATTAGTTCAG ATTTCTACACTGGAGAAAGATTATTTGGTTGACACAATTGCCCTGCATGATTTTATGGGCATTCTTCGCCATGTTTTCGCCAATCCTTCAATATGTAAA GTGTTCCATGGGGCTGACAATGATATAGTCTGGCTACAGAGGGACTTCCACATATACGTTGTTAACCTCTTTGATACTTCAAAG GCATGCGAGCTGCTGTCAAAACCACAGAAATCACTTGCTTATTTGCTTGAAACTTACTGTGGTGTgacaacaaataaattattacag CGTGAAGATTGGAGACAGCGCCCTCTCTCGGCAGAAATGGTACATTATGCCCGAACGGATGCACACTTTCTGTTGTATATTGCGAATTGTCTGATCAATGAACTCAAACAACTGGACAACG AAAACTCTTCCAGTGACAAATTCCATTTTGTTCTTGAGGCTTGTCGGCGTTCAAACACGATATGTTTACAACTTTTCACAAAGGAGATTGAAGCATATCCTGGGGAATATTCTGCATTATCATTATTTTCGCGTCAAGTGAGCAGTCATGGTTCTACGTCTATATCAAATGAAACCCAG AATATTGTGAGGCAACTATGCGCATGGAGAGATCTGATG GCTCGTATTCATGATGAGAGCTTAAAATATGTACTCTCAGACCAGGCAATTGTTGCTTTGGCAAGTCAGCCTTCAGCTAGTCACTCTGAAATACACAAGATCATAGCCCAGGCTGACATCAATATGGAAATGGGTGTGAACTCTTTCATCATTTCCCCATCTCCTGTTGTTTGCAGTCACCTCACTGATATCTATCATATGCTTGCAAACAAGTTGgttaatgatgatgatgatatttaTTCAGTGATTCTTCAGAAGTGTATAGGTCAAAATGGGAATTGTCCGCTTTCTATATTCAATTATGCTTTGTTGATAAACAATAATCTAAGACCTAATTTAGCCCATAAACAACTGGGCCCAAAAAATTCTAAACAATATTCTCGGAAGGCTTCTCGAGATTTGTTTGTTCAAAAGTTCTCTTGTAAATCTCCTGTTTATCACAATTGCCGGATATTTGCTAATGATGGGAGGCTACTTTGTTATTGTGACGAGAAGAAGCTTAAATG GTATCTTAGTCGGGATCTTGCAAAACTTGTTGATGAGGATCCCCCAGCTATAATGCTTCTTTTTGAACCCAAAGGCCGCCCAGAGGACGAAGACAATGACTTCTATATCCAGagcaagaaaaatatatgtGTTGGATGTGGTGAAGGAAATCACTATTTACGGTATCGAATAATCCCATCATGTTACAGAATACATTTCCCTGAGCATTTGAAAAGCCATCGTTCTCATGATATTGTCCTACTTTGTGTGGATTGCCATGAGGTCGCACATGCTGCCGCAGAAAAGTACAAGAGAAAAATAGCTGTTGAATTTGGGATTCCTCTCTACCTTCGGAGGGTAGTTCATCCAGGTCAAAAGactgaaaaacaaattgaagagaGTGGTGTATCTCCATTACAGTTACGAACAGCTGCTATGGCTCTTTTACGCCATGGACCAAGAATGCCTCTCAATCGTCGAGAAGAACTGACGGAG ATTATAAAGAGATATTATGGAGGAAGGGACATATCTGACGAAGATCTAGAAAGAGCTTTGCAAGTTGGCATGACGCCTCATGAGAGAAGACGATTTGAGAAGAAGAGAgggttttcttttaaatattctaCAGGGAGTACTGCCACAGTACCAGAACAGAATTTTGATGCCGAATTAAAAGCTGATGTGGATGACTTAAAAGCCGATACCCATGAAGGCTCATATGCAAATGAAGTAGATACGGAGcttttaataagaaaagatgATTTTAGAAACTCCACTTCAGCTTCTGATGTTACAGTTAACGGACCTGACTCTGCAACTTTGAATGAAAATGCGATTACAGTTGCAACTGCAGATTGCAATGAAGGCGGTGACTCTGCTGCTGTAGATGTTGATAACAGCTGTCTGAACAGAACACAAACAAATGGACTTGATGACTTGTCTTGTTCCCCCAATGATGAAAAATCTATGCATACCGAACATAATTCAAAACTCTCTCTCTTGGGACATGGACCTCATGGGAAACAAGTTGTAGAACATTTACTGAGGGAGTATGGCGAAGATGGCATTCGAGAGTTTTGTCAGAGATGGAGACAAGTATTTGTGGACGCTGTAAAACCACGTTTTCTTCCTGGTGGTTGGGATGTAAAACACAG GCTTTGA